The sequence below is a genomic window from Desulfobacterales bacterium.
ATTACACTCATTTCATTTATTTTAAGTAAAATTTAAAATTAAAAAAAACTTGACAATAAATATTTATAGAATTATAGTTAATACTATGAACGATTTAAAAACAAATTCAAATCATCTTGATTTTCAAGCAAAAAAACTTCAAGGCTTAATAAAAGATATTATTCAATGCTGTGAAAATAGAAAACTCTATGAGATCAGCAAATTTGAGATTCCTTTTGCTGAATTAAAATGTTTGCTACTTTTTGAAGGTGCGCGTTACCTCACTGTAAAAACAATTTCCCAACGAATGGATGTGGCTAAAAGCCGAATCACTATACTGATTAACGGGTTAAAAAAAAAAGGATTTGTTGAAATTATTGATGATCCTGAAGATGCCAGAATAAAATTGATTAGATTAACAAATACAGGCTCTGCAAAATTAAATGAAATTATGAATTATCAAATGGAAATTCATAAAAAACTTCTACTTACAATGGATGAAAATGAGCGTAAAAATGTTATAAATCATATGGAAATACTTAGAATGGCGATGGAAATCATTAAAAAGGAGTTATAGCCTTTTTAATGATATAAAAATTTTTATATTAATAGTTAATAGTATTAACGAATAATAAGGAGGAACGTATGGAAGAAAATTTTGTAACAAAAGAAATTTTTGAGCAACAAATCGAGGACATCAAAAAACAATTGGCCGCAATAAAAGGCGCAAGTCCTCAAAATAAATTATCAATGGTTGTTTTTAGTGGAGATCTTGATAAATTGCTTGCATCTTTTATAATAGCAACTGGTGCTGTAGCAATGGGGATGGATGTGGTTATGTTTTTTACTTTTTGGGCAACTCCAGCTCTTAGGAATCCAAAAAAAACGACCGGAGAAAAGGACATTATGGGAAAAATGTTTGGTGCTATGCTTCCTAAAGGTTCGGGAAAGGTTAAACTTTCTAAAATGAACATGGGTGGAATGGGCACAAAAATGATGAAGTCCTTGATGAAGAAAAAAAATGTAGCCTCTCTCGAACAAATGATAGATATGGCTGCTGAACTTGGAGTAAAAATTTATGTATGTGAAATGTCAATGAATTTGATGGGCTTTAAGAGAGAAGAAATGATTGATTATCCTGATATTTCTTATTGCGGAGTAGCAAAATTTTTAGAAGACGCATTAGGCAGTAAAATTCAACTTTTTATATAATAAATAAATTAACCAAGCAAATTTAATAAGGAGAACAAACATGAGTGAAACTATTAAAGTAGATAAAGTAATGAATCTTAAAGGCTTACCATGCCCAATGCCAATTGTTAAAATTAGCAAGGGAATCAAAGAAGTACAAATTGGGCAGATTATTGAAGCTTCTACAACTGATCCTGGAGCTCTTTCAGATTTTCCAGCATGGGCGAGAAGTAGCGGCAATGAAATTGTTAAAACTGAACAAGAAAGTGATGGTACCAAATTTTATATTAAGCGTATCGTATAAATGGTAATGTAAAACGTCGTTTTGAATATTTCATAACGACGTTCTACTTGTAAAAATAAGGAGTATTTTATGGAAAAAATATACTATATTGTTCTCGTTCCTATGGTTTATATCTCATTTGCAATGTTTATCTTCGGAATAATTTTTCAAGTTATTAGATTATTTTTTAAAGCAAAGAGTGCTGTTCCAGCTCCAATTTTTTTTGGTAAAAATCCGAAACCATTTGCAGCATGGTATGACACATTTTTACTTCCAACTGTAAGAAAACATAACCCAATTCTATGGCTTTTTCTAATGATATTTCATATATGTTTTTTGCTTCTAATAATTGGCCATATCGAACTGATAGCAGATATATCTATTATTCAAATCATTCCCCACACTATATTCTTAGGAAACGGATATATTGGATTTTTAATGGCAATTTCGCTGCTTTTTTTTCTTTTTCGACGTTTTTTTACGCCATATCGTCAACTTTCAATTCCAGAAGACTATTTTTTATTAATTTTACTTTTTCTTACGGTTATTTTTGGAAGTGAAATGGATTGGGCAAGGAATTTGTATGGCTATGGACAATTAGGTATTGAAGATTATCGTACATACTTGTCGAGCATGATTTTTTTTAAGCCTGAATTAACGGATAATATTTTAGACTCAGGACATTCATTTATGTTGGTGCTGCATGTCTTTTTCGCCAATGTCTTTTTAATGATTGCACCATTTAGCAAAATTATCCACTTTATAATCGCCCTGCCGGTTAATAAGTTAAGGAGAGGAATTCATGGATAAAAATACAAGAGAAGAATTATTAAAACTTTTTAGGACTAAATTGAGTCAATCAATGCAGTTTTATCTTGAAACCTGCACTCGATGCGGAGTTTGCACAACAGCTTGTCATGTCTATGCGTCAATGCCTAAAGTTAAAAATATTGCCGCTTATCGAGCTGAAATAATACGCCGTATTTATAACAAATATTTCAAATTAAATGGAAAATTATGGCCAAAGATTTCAGATGCAAAGGTTTTGGATGAAACCGCTCTTGAAGAATTATACGAAGCCGCTTTTTCATGCACAGGATGCAGACGCTGCATGGTATATTGTCCCTTTGGTATTGATACTCAAATGATAATGTCCATTGCTAAATTACTACTCGTAGGAGCTAATTCAGAGCCTGAAATACTTACAATGTTAGCGGATATGTCCGTTGAAAAAGGCAAAGCCTTAGATGTTTTTAAAGATAGTTTTTTGGCTGGCATCAAAAAATTGGAAGCGGAAGTAGTAAAAAAATGGCATTCTGAAGCAGGCACAACTCCAATTCCAATAGACATTGAAGGAGCAGATTTGCTCTATGTAGCTCTTGCTGGGGCTCATTCCATTGTTCCTGCCGCTGCTATATTTAACGCTGCTAAAGAAAATTGGACACTCAGCTTTTTTGAAGCTGTTAATTTTGGTGCATTTGTGGGTGATCCAACTAAAACTAAGCTTATTCTCGATAGAATTGTTAATGAAGCTATACGTTTAAAAGTAAAAGAAGTTTGCATTTGCGAATGCGGCACTGCATTTCGAGTGATGAAGCAAGTGGCTGG
It includes:
- a CDS encoding MarR family transcriptional regulator — encoded protein: MNDLKTNSNHLDFQAKKLQGLIKDIIQCCENRKLYEISKFEIPFAELKCLLLFEGARYLTVKTISQRMDVAKSRITILINGLKKKGFVEIIDDPEDARIKLIRLTNTGSAKLNEIMNYQMEIHKKLLLTMDENERKNVINHMEILRMAMEIIKKEL
- a CDS encoding DsrE/DsrF/DrsH-like family protein — protein: MEENFVTKEIFEQQIEDIKKQLAAIKGASPQNKLSMVVFSGDLDKLLASFIIATGAVAMGMDVVMFFTFWATPALRNPKKTTGEKDIMGKMFGAMLPKGSGKVKLSKMNMGGMGTKMMKSLMKKKNVASLEQMIDMAAELGVKIYVCEMSMNLMGFKREEMIDYPDISYCGVAKFLEDALGSKIQLFI
- a CDS encoding sulfurtransferase TusA family protein, producing MKVDKVMNLKGLPCPMPIVKISKGIKEVQIGQIIEASTTDPGALSDFPAWARSSGNEIVKTEQESDGTKFYIKRIV
- a CDS encoding respiratory nitrate reductase subunit gamma; this encodes MEKIYYIVLVPMVYISFAMFIFGIIFQVIRLFFKAKSAVPAPIFFGKNPKPFAAWYDTFLLPTVRKHNPILWLFLMIFHICFLLLIIGHIELIADISIIQIIPHTIFLGNGYIGFLMAISLLFFLFRRFFTPYRQLSIPEDYFLLILLFLTVIFGSEMDWARNLYGYGQLGIEDYRTYLSSMIFFKPELTDNILDSGHSFMLVLHVFFANVFLMIAPFSKIIHFIIALPVNKLRRGIHG
- a CDS encoding (Fe-S)-binding protein encodes the protein MDKNTREELLKLFRTKLSQSMQFYLETCTRCGVCTTACHVYASMPKVKNIAAYRAEIIRRIYNKYFKLNGKLWPKISDAKVLDETALEELYEAAFSCTGCRRCMVYCPFGIDTQMIMSIAKLLLVGANSEPEILTMLADMSVEKGKALDVFKDSFLAGIKKLEAEVVKKWHSEAGTTPIPIDIEGADLLYVALAGAHSIVPAAAIFNAAKENWTLSFFEAVNFGAFVGDPTKTKLILDRIVNEAIRLKVKEVCICECGTAFRVMKQVAGNQPFKVSSITEVHARYLNSGRIKLDKRKFNTSITYHDPCQIARNGGVVDEPRNIIYHLTNDFREMSPDPNYNWCCGGGGGLVALGDETLDFRMKSSKVKVDQIKKAGAKILATACENCHTQLCNLNDHYKIGVEVKFLSSMVADALVQ